A window of the Physeter macrocephalus isolate SW-GA chromosome 7, ASM283717v5, whole genome shotgun sequence genome harbors these coding sequences:
- the PRR27 gene encoding proline-rich protein 27: MPDSDFAPPVYATRNKFPNYPGNPDRDAGVPPYPWVLTAPGAPIYHIHTFPIPSWLSRHPLPPWAFRLLPPSKRPMGPYFPPDRAAPTAANPYVPKPLAPPTTNPPTIPETEPPAVTEPDEAETAAAAPGPQSSTSLDQVGCLSLTPVMRERCRSRKETVSPQANIYCIS, encoded by the coding sequence ATGCCAGACAGTGATTTCGCTCCTCCTGTCTATGCTACAAGGAATAAGTTCCCCAATTACCCTGGGAATCCTGACCGTGATGCCGGGGTACCCCCATATCCCTGGGTTCTCACTGCTCCTGGAGCCCCCATCTACCACATTCATACTTTTCCCATACCTTCTTGGTTGTCCCGTCATCCTCTCCCTCCTTGGGCTTTCCGCCTTCTTCCTCCCTCAAAAAGACCTATGGGACCTTATTTCCCACCTGATAGAGCTGCACCTACTGCAGCCAATCCATATGTACCTAAGCCTCTTGCCCCACCTACTACAAACCCACCTACTATCCCAGAGACTGAGCCACCTGCTGTGACAGAGCCTGATGAAGCAGAAACTGCAGCAGCTGCCCCAGGACCTCAGTCCTCTACTTCTCTTGACCAGGTGGGTTGCCTCAGTCTTACTCCTGTGATGCGTGAGAGGTGTAGGAGCAGGAAAGAAACAGTCTCTCCACAAGCAAACATATACTGTATCAGCTGA